From Pulveribacter suum, a single genomic window includes:
- a CDS encoding glucan biosynthesis protein G yields MTFVPSAYRTPRRGHLAPRWLGTVAVLLACAAGPAAAFDFEELTRLARERAAQPFKAADAALPAELAQLDYDGLRDIRWRPERALWRDQELPYEAMFFHRGALQPQPVLVNEVAPDGSVRHIGYDRSAFDFGANRLQPQRWGDLGFAGLRLHYPLNSVRYKDELAVFQGASYFRALGQGQQYGLSARGLAIDTVGAKGEEFPRFTEFWLVRPAAHAPQVTVYALLESPRATGAYRFDIEPDAQTVTRVHSRLFLRDGGAPVATLGVAPLTSMFFFGENQPRQGDFRPEVHDSDGLMVAAANGEWLWRPLSNPRSPSVTSFALTDPQGFGLMQRDRQWASYEDVEARYERRPSAWVRPLGKWGPGRVELVQLPTPDETHDNIVAYWVPREAPRPGQALEFNYEILWQGDQQQRPPGSWVTQTRRGMGYTRQSAEQLRGQVQYVLDFAGPALQALPPDTPLKAVVSSDANGRVLEQLAYPNPATGGWRVTLRVQRLNPGQPVELRAFLQHNNDAVSETWTHLLLPE; encoded by the coding sequence ATGACCTTCGTTCCCTCTGCTTATCGCACGCCGCGGCGGGGCCACCTGGCCCCGCGCTGGCTGGGCACCGTTGCGGTGCTGCTGGCCTGCGCCGCGGGGCCCGCCGCAGCCTTCGATTTCGAAGAGCTGACCCGACTGGCCCGCGAGCGCGCGGCCCAGCCCTTCAAGGCCGCTGATGCCGCCCTGCCGGCCGAGCTGGCGCAGCTGGACTATGACGGCCTGCGCGACATCCGCTGGCGTCCCGAGCGCGCCCTGTGGCGTGACCAGGAGCTGCCTTACGAGGCCATGTTCTTCCACCGCGGCGCCCTGCAGCCCCAGCCTGTGCTGGTCAACGAGGTGGCGCCCGACGGCTCGGTACGCCACATCGGCTACGACCGCTCGGCCTTCGACTTTGGCGCCAACCGGCTGCAGCCGCAGCGCTGGGGCGATCTGGGCTTTGCCGGGCTGCGGCTGCACTACCCGCTGAACTCGGTCCGCTACAAGGACGAGCTGGCGGTTTTCCAGGGGGCCAGCTACTTTCGCGCTCTGGGCCAGGGCCAGCAGTACGGCCTGTCGGCCCGCGGCCTGGCCATCGATACGGTGGGCGCGAAAGGGGAGGAATTTCCCCGCTTCACCGAGTTCTGGTTGGTGCGCCCGGCGGCGCACGCGCCCCAGGTCACGGTGTACGCGCTGCTGGAATCGCCCCGCGCCACGGGTGCCTATCGCTTCGATATCGAGCCGGACGCGCAGACGGTGACGCGCGTGCACAGCCGCCTGTTCCTGCGCGACGGCGGTGCGCCGGTGGCCACGCTGGGCGTCGCCCCCCTGACGAGCATGTTCTTCTTCGGCGAAAACCAGCCGCGCCAGGGCGACTTCCGGCCTGAAGTGCACGATTCGGACGGCCTCATGGTCGCTGCTGCCAATGGCGAGTGGCTGTGGCGCCCGCTGAGCAACCCGCGCTCGCCCAGCGTGACCTCCTTTGCGCTGACCGATCCGCAGGGCTTTGGCCTGATGCAGCGCGATCGGCAGTGGGCCAGTTACGAGGACGTGGAAGCGCGCTATGAACGTCGCCCCAGCGCCTGGGTGCGCCCGCTGGGCAAGTGGGGGCCGGGCCGGGTGGAGCTGGTGCAGTTGCCCACGCCGGACGAGACGCACGACAACATCGTCGCTTACTGGGTGCCCCGCGAGGCTCCGCGCCCGGGCCAGGCGCTGGAGTTCAACTACGAAATTCTCTGGCAGGGCGACCAGCAGCAGCGCCCTCCGGGCAGCTGGGTCACGCAGACGCGCCGGGGCATGGGCTACACGCGCCAAAGCGCCGAGCAGCTGCGCGGCCAGGTGCAGTACGTGCTGGACTTCGCCGGCCCCGCCCTGCAGGCCCTGCCCCCGGATACCCCGCTGAAGGCTGTCGTCAGCAGCGACGCCAACGGCCGCGTGCTCGAACAGCTGGCCTACCCCAATCCCGCCACCGGCGGCTGGCGCGTGACCTTGCGCGTGCAGCGGCTGAACCCCGGCCAGCCCGTGGAGCTGCGCGCCTTTCTTCAACACAACAACGACGCAGTGAGCGAAACATGGACGCACCTACTTCTTCCCGAGTGA
- a CDS encoding methyl-accepting chemotaxis protein gives MDFSRMKLGTRLGLGFVIVIVAGLLVAFFGAMQLHAARQNTAVLVDDRLIKIEQLNQVQGNLNVIARASRNIALLDDDQAREAEKTRIDEARAKNDALFKRLEESIQAADARELLKKLDELRAPYLSSMEKAVNLGLAGQGTMASDVLLRENRPLQAQYFSVLDQLIGLLKSQMQTTAKAMREQADLAIWLMAGIAGFAAVAGGVIAWLLTRSITRQLGGEPDYAADVARAIAQGNLAVEVQLRAGDERSLLAAMRSMRDSLAQVVGRVRQGSESVAAASTQIAHGNQDLSGRTESQASALEETAASMEELSSTVRQNADNARQANQLALSASTVAVQGGEVVGQVVDTMRGINESSRKIADIIGVIDSIAFQTNILALNAAVEAARAGEQGRGFAVVASEVRSLAQRSAEAAKEIKGLITDSVDRVEQGSALVDRAGATMQEVVGSIRRVTDIVGEISAASSEQSAGVSQVGEAVMQMDQATQQNAALVEEMAAAAASLNQQAQTLVQAVSVFHLAGGASAPALAYAG, from the coding sequence ATGGATTTTTCTCGCATGAAGCTGGGCACGCGACTGGGTTTGGGCTTTGTCATAGTCATCGTCGCCGGACTGCTGGTAGCGTTTTTTGGTGCCATGCAGCTCCACGCTGCACGTCAGAACACCGCTGTGCTGGTTGATGACCGGCTGATCAAGATCGAGCAGCTCAACCAGGTGCAGGGCAATCTGAACGTCATAGCGCGTGCCTCGCGCAACATCGCCTTGCTGGATGACGATCAGGCAAGAGAGGCAGAGAAGACGCGCATCGACGAAGCCCGCGCAAAGAACGACGCACTGTTCAAGCGGCTCGAGGAGTCCATTCAGGCCGCAGACGCAAGAGAGCTACTGAAGAAGCTCGACGAGTTGCGCGCCCCTTATCTATCCTCGATGGAAAAAGCTGTGAACCTGGGTCTGGCGGGGCAGGGAACGATGGCGTCCGATGTGTTGCTACGTGAAAACCGGCCGCTGCAAGCGCAGTATTTCAGCGTGCTCGACCAACTGATCGGCCTGCTGAAAAGCCAGATGCAGACGACCGCCAAGGCCATGCGCGAGCAGGCCGACCTGGCGATCTGGCTCATGGCGGGCATCGCTGGTTTCGCTGCTGTTGCCGGCGGCGTCATCGCCTGGCTGCTCACGCGCTCGATTACCCGCCAGCTGGGCGGCGAGCCCGACTACGCCGCAGATGTGGCGCGCGCAATCGCGCAGGGCAATCTCGCCGTGGAGGTGCAGCTGCGCGCCGGCGACGAGCGCAGCCTGCTGGCTGCCATGCGCTCCATGCGTGACAGTCTGGCGCAGGTCGTGGGCCGCGTGCGCCAGGGCTCGGAGTCGGTGGCCGCGGCCAGCACGCAGATCGCGCATGGCAACCAGGACCTGTCCGGCCGCACCGAGAGCCAGGCCAGCGCGCTGGAGGAAACCGCCGCGTCGATGGAGGAGCTGTCGTCCACCGTGCGCCAGAACGCCGACAACGCGCGTCAGGCCAACCAGCTGGCCCTGAGCGCCAGCACCGTGGCCGTGCAGGGTGGCGAGGTGGTCGGCCAGGTGGTGGACACCATGCGCGGCATCAACGAATCCAGCCGCAAGATCGCCGACATCATCGGCGTCATCGACTCCATCGCCTTTCAGACCAACATCCTGGCATTGAACGCGGCTGTGGAAGCAGCGCGTGCCGGCGAGCAGGGCCGGGGCTTTGCCGTGGTGGCCAGCGAGGTGCGCAGCCTGGCGCAGCGCAGCGCCGAGGCAGCCAAGGAGATCAAGGGCCTGATCACCGACAGCGTGGACCGGGTGGAGCAGGGCAGCGCGCTGGTGGACCGTGCCGGCGCGACCATGCAGGAGGTGGTGGGCAGCATCCGCCGCGTGACGGACATCGTCGGCGAGATCAGCGCTGCCAGCAGCGAGCAAAGCGCAGGCGTGTCCCAGGTGGGCGAGGCTGTCATGCAGATGGACCAGGCCACGCAGCAAAACGCCGCGCTGGTCGAGGAGATGGCCGCAGCCGCCGCCAGCCTGAACCAGCAGGCGCAAACGCTGGTGCAGGCCGTCAGCGTGTTCCACTTGGCGGGCGGCGCGTCCGCCCCGGCCCTGGCCTACGCGGGCTGA
- a CDS encoding type III PLP-dependent enzyme domain-containing protein: MVQSVSEAGQALLTCGRHDLSYDLEMPIPVSLARRGALVAKAVPGHWSVSALNDQHASLCLNGEAPPAQQPRVGDRVELGLSHPCTTFDKWRWMPVV, encoded by the coding sequence ATGGTGCAGTCGGTGTCCGAGGCCGGCCAGGCGCTGCTGACCTGCGGACGGCATGACCTTTCCTACGATCTGGAGATGCCCATTCCCGTCAGCCTGGCGCGGCGCGGTGCGCTCGTGGCCAAGGCGGTGCCCGGTCACTGGAGCGTCAGCGCTCTCAACGACCAGCACGCCAGCCTGTGTCTCAACGGGGAGGCGCCTCCCGCGCAGCAACCGCGGGTGGGTGACCGGGTAGAGCTGGGCCTCTCGCATCCCTGCACCACCTTCGACAAGTGGCGCTGGATGCCGGTGGTGTAG
- a CDS encoding sigma 54-interacting transcriptional regulator translates to MPAARPSLPASKLTDARQRILVVDDDADMLRLLSLRLNAAGYAVTTATSAEAALAQFEAERPQLVISDVRLPGRDGLALFDDIRARHPAMPVILLTAHGTIPDAVEATARGVFTYLTKPYDARELMDKISQALALAAPASAPAPQADEGWRAEIVSRSSRMADLLADARMVAQSDASVMLLGESGTGKELLARAIHRASPRSGQPFVAVNCSAIPEALLESELFGHVKGAFTDAVSNHKGLFQAAEGGTLLLDEIGDMPPALQVKLLRVLQERAVRPVGSSQSIAVDVRILSATHRDLEAAMAAGQFREDLYYRLNVVTLSLPSLAERREDIALLANHLLSTLARKYGKRLSGFSPEALKALGAAPWPGNVRQLYNVVEQVCALSTTPLIPLSLVQRALRIPAVQVLSLAEARQRFEREYLVGLLKMTDGNAADAARLAQRNRTEFYRLLQKHALTPGHFKAEDGTSPPVAPERHE, encoded by the coding sequence ATGCCAGCAGCCCGCCCCTCCCTGCCTGCCAGCAAACTGACGGACGCCCGCCAGCGCATTCTCGTGGTGGACGACGACGCAGACATGCTGCGCCTGTTGTCTCTGCGCCTGAACGCGGCCGGCTACGCGGTCACCACGGCCACCTCGGCCGAAGCCGCACTGGCCCAGTTCGAGGCAGAGCGGCCTCAGCTGGTCATCAGCGACGTGCGTCTGCCTGGCCGCGACGGGCTGGCGCTGTTCGATGACATCCGCGCCCGCCACCCGGCCATGCCCGTCATCCTGCTCACGGCGCACGGAACCATCCCCGACGCGGTGGAGGCCACGGCGCGGGGCGTGTTCACCTATCTCACCAAGCCCTACGACGCGCGCGAGCTGATGGACAAGATCAGCCAGGCGCTGGCCCTGGCCGCCCCGGCCAGTGCGCCGGCGCCGCAGGCCGACGAGGGCTGGCGCGCCGAGATCGTCAGCCGTTCCAGCCGCATGGCAGACCTGCTGGCCGACGCCCGGATGGTGGCGCAGTCGGACGCCAGCGTGATGCTGCTGGGAGAGAGCGGCACGGGCAAGGAGCTGCTGGCCCGCGCCATCCACCGCGCCAGCCCGCGCTCGGGCCAGCCCTTCGTGGCGGTCAACTGCAGCGCCATTCCCGAGGCGCTGCTCGAATCCGAACTGTTCGGCCACGTCAAGGGCGCCTTCACCGACGCCGTGAGCAACCACAAGGGCCTGTTCCAGGCGGCCGAAGGCGGCACGCTCCTGCTCGACGAAATCGGCGACATGCCGCCGGCCCTGCAGGTCAAGCTGCTGCGCGTGCTGCAAGAGCGCGCCGTGCGGCCCGTGGGCTCCAGCCAGTCGATCGCCGTGGACGTGCGCATTCTCTCGGCCACCCACCGCGACCTGGAGGCGGCCATGGCGGCAGGCCAGTTCCGCGAAGACCTGTACTACCGGCTGAACGTGGTTACGCTCAGCCTGCCTTCGCTGGCCGAGCGCCGCGAGGACATTGCACTGCTGGCCAACCATCTCCTGAGCACATTGGCGCGCAAGTACGGCAAGCGCCTGTCCGGCTTTTCGCCCGAGGCGCTCAAGGCGCTGGGCGCTGCGCCCTGGCCCGGCAACGTGCGCCAGCTCTACAACGTAGTTGAGCAGGTCTGCGCGCTTTCCACCACGCCGTTGATCCCCTTGAGCCTGGTGCAGCGCGCCCTGCGCATTCCCGCCGTCCAGGTGCTCAGCCTGGCGGAGGCCCGCCAGCGCTTCGAGCGCGAGTACCTTGTGGGCTTGCTGAAGATGACCGATGGCAACGCCGCAGACGCCGCCCGGCTGGCCCAGCGCAACCGCACCGAGTTCTACCGGCTGCTGCAAAAGCACGCCCTGACGCCGGGACACTTCAAGGCAGAAGACGGCACGAGCCCGCCTGTCGCCCCTGAGCGACACGAATAA
- the mdoH gene encoding glucans biosynthesis glucosyltransferase MdoH, with protein MDAPTSSRVSPDETRSWAEHERRHPNAFTAPPLHRGSMVPVPWRGFWNSVGTAALTRLTGRTPARAAQRSSAAWHQAGARRRQAFMVLSLATSAAATALFAGVQPAYGSAWLEYGQLVLFALLSLWVTTGFYTAMMGAWVLLRGDAHALSARSVADRQLVPDARTAIVMPICNEDVATVFAGLRATCESLAATGHARSFDVFVLSDSYDSQITAAERTAWEDLRTALATNAQQPQVEVYYRLRQRRTQRKAGNVADFCRRWGRDYESMVVLDADSVMSGQCLVTLAKLMQAHPRAGIIQTATQGIGHVTLHARAQQFASRVTGRLFTLGMQFWQLGESHYWGHNAIIRLEPFMRHCALAPIRGKGGLSGGILSHDFVEAALMRRAGWDVWLVPDLGGSYEQQPPDLLAELQRDRRWCQGNLQNAQLIAEPGLHPVHRAMLLTGAMAYLSAPLWLAFITLGTALWLSGASVAAGWSGVPGQLLALWALTLCVLFLPRVVGVLAIVLKGEQRQFGGTRNLVAGALLEGTLAVLQAPIRMLAHSLFVLAALTGLPLDWKSPPREAAAVPWKDAARRLAPMSLGVLALAVAVAALDGSALVWLVPIGLPLLLAVPLTVFTSQIALGRSVREHRWLLIPEEAWSPQVLRRAWLHAGRPVRQGGAA; from the coding sequence ATGGACGCACCTACTTCTTCCCGAGTGAGCCCGGACGAGACGCGCTCGTGGGCCGAGCACGAGCGGCGCCACCCCAATGCCTTCACGGCCCCGCCGCTGCACCGTGGCTCCATGGTGCCAGTGCCCTGGCGGGGTTTTTGGAACAGCGTGGGGACGGCCGCCTTGACGCGCCTGACCGGCCGCACCCCCGCGCGGGCTGCGCAGCGGTCCTCCGCGGCATGGCATCAGGCGGGCGCGCGGCGCCGCCAAGCGTTCATGGTGCTGTCGCTGGCTACCAGTGCCGCGGCCACGGCGTTGTTCGCCGGCGTGCAGCCGGCGTATGGCAGCGCGTGGCTGGAATATGGCCAGCTGGTGCTGTTCGCCCTGCTGTCCCTGTGGGTCACCACGGGTTTCTATACCGCGATGATGGGCGCCTGGGTGCTGCTGCGCGGCGACGCCCATGCCTTGTCCGCCCGCAGCGTAGCGGATCGACAGCTGGTGCCCGATGCCCGCACAGCGATCGTCATGCCTATCTGCAATGAGGATGTGGCCACCGTTTTCGCCGGGCTGCGAGCCACCTGCGAGTCGCTGGCGGCCACAGGCCACGCACGCAGCTTCGACGTGTTCGTGCTCTCGGACAGTTATGACTCGCAGATTACCGCGGCCGAGCGCACCGCCTGGGAGGATCTGCGCACGGCCCTGGCCACCAATGCGCAGCAGCCTCAGGTGGAGGTGTACTACCGCCTGCGCCAGCGCCGCACGCAGCGCAAGGCGGGCAACGTGGCCGATTTTTGCCGCCGCTGGGGCCGCGACTATGAATCCATGGTGGTGCTGGACGCCGATAGCGTGATGAGCGGCCAGTGCCTGGTCACCCTGGCCAAGCTGATGCAGGCCCACCCGCGCGCCGGCATCATCCAGACGGCCACGCAGGGCATAGGCCACGTGACGCTGCATGCACGTGCCCAGCAGTTCGCCTCGCGCGTGACGGGACGCCTTTTCACTCTGGGCATGCAGTTCTGGCAGCTGGGCGAGTCCCACTACTGGGGCCACAACGCCATCATCCGCCTCGAGCCCTTCATGCGCCACTGCGCGCTGGCGCCCATCCGCGGCAAGGGTGGGCTGTCGGGTGGCATCCTGTCGCACGACTTCGTGGAGGCCGCGCTGATGCGCCGCGCCGGCTGGGACGTCTGGCTGGTGCCCGACCTGGGCGGCAGCTACGAGCAGCAGCCGCCGGACCTGCTGGCCGAGCTGCAGCGCGACCGTCGCTGGTGCCAGGGCAACCTGCAGAACGCACAGCTGATTGCCGAGCCCGGCCTGCACCCGGTGCACCGCGCCATGCTGCTGACCGGGGCCATGGCCTATCTGTCAGCGCCGCTGTGGCTGGCCTTCATCACGCTGGGCACGGCGCTGTGGCTGTCGGGCGCTTCCGTGGCGGCCGGCTGGAGCGGCGTGCCCGGGCAGCTGCTGGCGCTGTGGGCTCTGACGCTGTGCGTGCTGTTCCTGCCTCGCGTAGTGGGCGTCCTGGCCATCGTGCTCAAGGGCGAGCAGCGCCAGTTCGGCGGCACCCGCAACTTGGTCGCAGGCGCGTTGCTGGAGGGCACGCTGGCCGTGTTGCAGGCGCCCATCCGCATGTTGGCGCATTCGCTGTTCGTGCTGGCGGCACTGACCGGGCTGCCCCTGGACTGGAAGTCGCCCCCGCGCGAAGCCGCCGCCGTGCCGTGGAAAGATGCCGCGCGCAGGCTGGCGCCCATGAGCCTGGGGGTGCTGGCCCTGGCCGTGGCCGTGGCGGCCCTGGACGGCAGCGCCCTGGTGTGGCTGGTGCCCATCGGCCTGCCCTTGCTGCTGGCCGTGCCGCTCACCGTGTTCACCAGCCAGATCGCCTTGGGCCGCAGCGTGCGCGAACACCGCTGGCTGTTGATCCCTGAGGAAGCCTGGTCGCCCCAGGTGCTGCGCCGCGCTTGGCTGCACGCCGGCCGCCCCGTGCGGCAAGGAGGCGCCGCCTGA
- a CDS encoding type III PLP-dependent enzyme domain-containing protein has translation MTWMQDFARRRGIVLAPHGKSTMSPELFALQLQAGAWGLTLATAFQVGTGVSAGARRIIVANQVVCNADLDTLDALLARHADVRLWFLVDSLAQLALIEGWAARRASARVFDVLLEMGIPGQRTGCRSLELRLPLARALAASPVARLAGIECYEGGVARCNSEHDAREVTGLVRRVVEAARACDAEGLWSVDADDIVLTAGGWAVFDLVVPLLQLQGLSRPVRGVIVLGLLHHPRPWQLPALSHTGAAARRPAGNSAPGLDRLVHGAVGVRGRPGAADLRTA, from the coding sequence GTGACCTGGATGCAGGACTTCGCGCGGCGCAGGGGCATCGTGCTGGCGCCGCACGGCAAGTCCACCATGTCGCCCGAGCTGTTCGCGCTGCAGCTGCAGGCCGGCGCCTGGGGCCTGACCCTGGCTACGGCCTTCCAGGTGGGCACCGGGGTGTCAGCCGGCGCACGGCGCATCATCGTCGCCAACCAGGTCGTGTGTAACGCCGATCTGGACACGCTGGATGCGCTGCTGGCTCGTCATGCGGACGTGCGCCTGTGGTTTCTGGTGGACTCGCTGGCGCAGCTGGCCCTTATCGAGGGCTGGGCCGCGCGGCGAGCCAGCGCCCGGGTGTTCGACGTGCTGCTGGAGATGGGCATCCCTGGCCAGCGCACGGGCTGTCGCAGCCTGGAGCTGCGGCTGCCGCTGGCGCGGGCACTGGCCGCCTCGCCGGTGGCGCGCCTGGCGGGTATCGAGTGCTACGAAGGCGGCGTGGCGCGCTGCAACAGCGAGCACGATGCACGTGAGGTGACCGGCCTGGTGCGCCGTGTGGTGGAGGCGGCGCGCGCCTGCGATGCCGAAGGGCTTTGGAGCGTCGACGCGGACGACATCGTGCTGACGGCGGGTGGCTGGGCCGTCTTCGACCTGGTCGTGCCCCTGCTGCAGCTCCAGGGGTTGTCGCGCCCTGTGCGGGGCGTAATTGTGCTCGGGCTGCTACATCACCCACGACCATGGCAACTACCGGCGCTTTCTCACACTGGTGCAGCAGCGCGAAGGCCTGCAGGAAACTCTGCGCCCGGCCTTGACCGTCTGGTCCATGGTGCAGTCGGTGTCCGAGGCCGGCCAGGCGCTGCTGACCTGCGGACGGCATGA
- a CDS encoding ATP-binding protein — MPAAQSAARKRHPARGGLSFQQLLLLAFLSIGALLGASSLQALATLEQLMAQSRTGATEAITLAAAAQNLGSRSQALERAARQSLILGDAQLRRRFEETRQDAQSTLQSLRQRGLPPQLAEQWSDQLAQVAVLLQGPAAQSLDSERAVAALFLDIDALNTAIAQAVQELNTRRSSELMEQVEASRRAVTRRVVGTIALAAVLALALGVWLARPFKRLERAIRRLGENELSRSVEVAGPVDVRRLGQQLEWLRVRLLELEADKARFLRHVSHELKTPLASLREGVALLQEGVTGELGESQREVVEILRQNTLALQGEIEALLRFNAAAFEARQLRRTPSELAALIQEQVQAQRLQWQAKGLQVQVQGGPLRLTVDAEKMGSAVANLLSNAIRFSPRGGTIHIVLSRVHGRVRIDLHDEGPGVHDNDRPHVFEPFYRGQRQPQDMARGTGVGLSIVREYAIAHGGNATLLDTGPHTAFRIELSDDS; from the coding sequence GTGCCCGCAGCGCAAAGCGCCGCTCGCAAGCGCCACCCGGCCCGGGGTGGCCTGTCGTTCCAGCAGCTGTTGCTGCTGGCCTTTCTCTCCATCGGCGCCCTGCTGGGCGCCAGCTCCCTGCAGGCCCTGGCCACGCTGGAGCAACTGATGGCGCAAAGCCGCACCGGGGCGACGGAGGCCATCACCCTGGCTGCCGCCGCGCAGAACCTGGGCAGTCGCAGCCAGGCGCTGGAGCGGGCGGCGCGCCAGTCGCTCATCCTGGGCGACGCGCAGTTGCGCCGGCGCTTTGAAGAGACCCGGCAGGACGCGCAGAGCACGCTGCAGTCGCTGCGCCAGCGCGGCCTGCCGCCACAGCTGGCCGAGCAGTGGAGCGATCAGCTGGCCCAGGTCGCGGTGCTGCTGCAAGGCCCGGCGGCGCAGTCGCTGGACAGCGAGCGCGCGGTGGCCGCACTGTTTCTGGATATCGATGCGCTGAACACCGCCATAGCCCAGGCGGTGCAGGAACTCAACACCCGCCGCAGCAGCGAACTGATGGAGCAGGTCGAGGCCAGCCGCCGCGCCGTCACGCGCCGCGTGGTGGGCACCATCGCACTGGCGGCAGTGCTGGCGCTGGCCCTGGGCGTGTGGCTGGCGCGCCCCTTCAAGCGGCTGGAGCGCGCCATACGGCGACTGGGCGAAAACGAGCTGTCGCGCAGCGTGGAGGTCGCCGGCCCGGTGGACGTGCGTCGCCTGGGCCAGCAGCTGGAGTGGCTGCGCGTGCGGCTGCTGGAGCTGGAAGCAGACAAGGCACGCTTTTTGCGCCACGTCTCGCATGAGCTCAAGACCCCCCTGGCTTCGCTGCGCGAGGGGGTGGCACTGCTGCAGGAGGGCGTCACCGGCGAGCTGGGCGAGAGCCAGCGCGAGGTGGTGGAAATCCTGCGCCAAAACACCCTGGCGCTGCAGGGCGAGATCGAGGCGCTGCTGCGCTTCAACGCTGCTGCCTTCGAGGCGCGCCAGCTGCGGCGCACCCCCAGCGAGCTGGCGGCCCTCATCCAGGAGCAGGTACAGGCCCAGCGCCTGCAGTGGCAGGCCAAGGGCCTGCAGGTGCAGGTGCAAGGCGGCCCGCTGCGGTTGACGGTGGATGCGGAGAAGATGGGCTCGGCCGTCGCCAACCTGCTCTCCAACGCCATCCGTTTCTCGCCGCGGGGCGGCACCATCCACATCGTGCTGTCGCGAGTCCATGGGCGTGTGCGGATTGACCTACACGACGAAGGTCCGGGCGTCCATGACAATGACCGCCCCCATGTCTTCGAACCCTTCTACCGTGGCCAGCGCCAGCCGCAGGACATGGCGCGCGGCACGGGCGTAGGCCTGTCCATCGTGCGCGAATACGCCATCGCCCATGGCGGCAACGCCACGCTGCTGGACACGGGCCCGCACACTGCCTTCCGTATCGAATTGTCCGATGATTCCTAA
- the miaB gene encoding tRNA (N6-isopentenyl adenosine(37)-C2)-methylthiotransferase MiaB has protein sequence MTIKKVFIKTFGCQMNEYDSDKMADVMKAAQGYEPTQDPEEADLILFNTCSVREKAQEKVFSDLGRVKHLKERGVLIGVGGCVASQEGEEIIRRAPFVDVVFGPQTLHRLPELLNAREAQRRPQVDISFPEIEKFDHLPPARVEGASAFVSIMEGCSKYCSYCVVPYTRGEEVSRPFEDVLVEVAGLADQGVKEVTLLGQNVNAYLGAMGDTQDTADFALLLEYVAEIPGIERIRFTTSHPNEFTPRLIEAYARIPKLVSHLHLPVQHGSDRILMAMKRGYTAMEYKSTIRKLRAIRPDMAMSSDFIVGFPGETEEDFQKMMKLIDDVRFDNSFSFIFSPRPGTPAANLHDDTPHDVKLRRLQQLQAVINRNILAISQERVGTVQRILVEGVSKRDGSELMGRTECNRVVNFAGNARLIGQMIDVRITEARTYTLRGQVQLHEPQPEPAH, from the coding sequence ATGACGATCAAGAAAGTCTTCATCAAAACCTTCGGCTGCCAGATGAACGAGTACGACTCGGACAAGATGGCCGACGTGATGAAAGCCGCCCAAGGCTATGAACCCACGCAGGATCCGGAAGAAGCCGACCTGATTCTCTTCAACACCTGCTCGGTGCGCGAGAAAGCGCAGGAAAAGGTCTTTTCCGACCTGGGCCGCGTCAAGCATCTGAAGGAACGCGGCGTGCTCATCGGCGTGGGCGGCTGCGTGGCCAGCCAGGAGGGCGAGGAGATCATCCGCCGGGCGCCCTTCGTGGACGTGGTCTTCGGCCCGCAGACGCTGCACCGCCTGCCCGAGCTGTTGAACGCCCGCGAGGCGCAGCGCCGGCCGCAGGTGGACATCAGCTTCCCCGAGATCGAGAAGTTCGACCATCTGCCGCCCGCGCGCGTCGAGGGCGCCAGCGCCTTCGTCTCCATCATGGAGGGCTGCTCCAAGTACTGCAGCTACTGCGTGGTGCCCTACACGCGCGGCGAGGAGGTCAGCCGTCCGTTCGAGGATGTGCTGGTCGAGGTGGCGGGCCTGGCCGACCAGGGCGTGAAGGAGGTCACGCTGCTGGGCCAGAACGTGAACGCCTACCTGGGCGCCATGGGCGACACGCAAGACACAGCCGACTTCGCGCTGCTGCTGGAATACGTGGCCGAGATTCCCGGCATCGAGCGCATCCGCTTCACCACCAGCCACCCCAACGAGTTCACGCCCCGGCTCATTGAGGCCTATGCACGCATCCCGAAGCTGGTCAGCCACCTGCACCTGCCAGTGCAGCACGGCAGCGACCGCATCCTGATGGCCATGAAGCGCGGCTACACGGCCATGGAATACAAGAGCACCATCCGCAAGCTGCGCGCCATCCGGCCCGATATGGCCATGAGCAGCGACTTCATCGTGGGCTTTCCCGGCGAAACCGAGGAAGACTTCCAGAAGATGATGAAGCTGATCGACGACGTGCGCTTCGACAACTCCTTCAGCTTCATCTTCAGCCCGCGCCCCGGCACGCCGGCCGCCAACCTGCACGACGACACGCCGCACGACGTCAAGCTGCGCCGCCTGCAGCAGCTGCAGGCCGTCATCAACCGCAACATCCTCGCGATCAGCCAGGAGCGCGTGGGCACGGTGCAGCGGATCCTCGTCGAGGGCGTGTCCAAGCGCGACGGCAGCGAGCTGATGGGCCGCACGGAATGCAACCGGGTGGTCAACTTCGCGGGCAATGCCCGGCTGATCGGGCAGATGATCGATGTGCGCATCACCGAAGCGCGCACCTACACGCTGCGGGGCCAGGTGCAGCTGCACGAGCCGCAACCGGAGCCGGCGCACTGA